The following coding sequences are from one Streptococcus sp. NPS 308 window:
- a CDS encoding PTS mannose/fructose/sorbose transporter subunit IIC: protein MSDISIISAILVVVVAFLAGLEGILDQFQFHQPIVACTLIGLATGNLEAGVMLGGSLQMIALGWANIGAAVAPDAALASVAAAIILIKGGNFTTEGIAVATATAIPLAVAGLFLTMIVRTISVGLVHTADAAAKEGNIAAVERAHFIALLLQGLRIAIPAAFLIAIPASAVQDALKLMPEWLNGGMAVGGAMVVAVGYAMVINMMATREVWPFFAIGFALAAISQLTLIALGVIGVALAFIYLNLTKQGGNGGGGAATSNDPIGDILEDY, encoded by the coding sequence ATGTCAGATATTTCAATCATTTCTGCTATCTTGGTTGTAGTTGTTGCCTTCCTTGCAGGTCTTGAAGGTATCCTCGACCAATTCCAATTCCATCAACCAATCGTCGCATGTACCCTTATCGGACTTGCAACTGGTAACCTCGAAGCAGGTGTTATGCTTGGTGGATCTCTTCAAATGATCGCCCTTGGTTGGGCAAACATCGGAGCTGCCGTAGCTCCTGACGCTGCTCTTGCATCTGTTGCCGCAGCGATTATCTTGATCAAAGGTGGTAACTTTACTACTGAAGGTATCGCCGTCGCAACAGCCACAGCTATCCCTCTTGCCGTAGCTGGACTTTTCTTGACTATGATTGTTCGTACAATCTCAGTTGGTTTGGTTCACACTGCAGATGCTGCCGCTAAAGAAGGAAATATTGCAGCTGTTGAACGTGCTCACTTTATCGCACTTCTTCTTCAAGGTCTTCGTATTGCAATCCCTGCAGCCTTCCTTATCGCTATCCCAGCTTCTGCCGTTCAAGATGCTCTTAAATTGATGCCAGAATGGTTGAATGGTGGTATGGCTGTCGGTGGTGCTATGGTCGTTGCCGTAGGTTATGCTATGGTTATCAACATGATGGCAACTCGTGAAGTATGGCCATTCTTCGCTATCGGTTTTGCTCTTGCAGCAATCTCTCAATTGACTTTGATTGCCCTTGGTGTCATCGGTGTTGCCCTTGCCTTCATCTACCTTAACCTTACAAAACAAGGTGGAAACGGTGGCGGCGGAGCTGCGACTTCTAACGACCCAATCGGTGATATCCTAGAAGACTACTAG
- a CDS encoding PTS sugar transporter subunit IIB, with protein MSIGIIIASHGEFAAGIHQSGSMIFGEQEKVQVVTFMPNEGPDDLYAKLNNAVAAFDAEDEVLVLADLWSGSPFNQASRVMGENPERKFAIVTGLNLPMLIQAYTERLMDANAGVEKVAANIIKEAKDGIKALPEELNPVEEVATAAAAPAAQAAIPEGTVIGDGKLKINLARLDTRLLHGQVATAWTPDSKANRIIVASDNVANDDLRKELIKQAAPNGVKANVVPIQKLIDVAKDPRFGDTHALILFETPQDALRAIEGGVPIKTLNVGSMAHSTGKTMINNVLSMDKEDVATFEKMRDLGVEFDVRKVPNDTKKDLFDLIKKANVQ; from the coding sequence ATGAGTATCGGAATCATTATTGCGAGCCACGGCGAATTTGCTGCGGGTATTCATCAGTCCGGATCCATGATTTTTGGTGAACAAGAGAAGGTTCAAGTTGTAACCTTTATGCCAAATGAAGGTCCAGATGATTTATACGCTAAGCTCAATAACGCTGTTGCTGCATTTGACGCAGAAGATGAGGTTCTAGTATTGGCTGACCTTTGGAGTGGATCTCCATTCAACCAAGCTAGTCGCGTGATGGGAGAAAATCCAGAACGTAAATTTGCCATCGTCACTGGACTAAACTTGCCGATGTTGATCCAAGCCTACACAGAGCGCCTTATGGACGCGAATGCAGGTGTGGAAAAAGTCGCTGCGAATATCATTAAAGAAGCCAAAGATGGCATCAAAGCTCTTCCAGAAGAGCTTAACCCAGTTGAGGAAGTTGCAACTGCTGCAGCTGCTCCTGCCGCACAAGCTGCGATTCCAGAAGGAACTGTTATCGGTGACGGTAAACTGAAAATCAACCTTGCTCGTCTAGACACTCGTCTCCTTCACGGTCAGGTTGCGACTGCTTGGACTCCAGATTCAAAAGCAAACCGTATCATCGTTGCTTCAGACAACGTTGCTAACGACGACTTGCGTAAAGAATTGATTAAACAAGCAGCTCCAAACGGAGTAAAAGCCAACGTTGTACCAATCCAAAAATTGATTGACGTTGCAAAAGACCCACGTTTCGGTGACACTCATGCCCTTATCTTGTTTGAAACACCACAAGATGCACTTCGTGCAATCGAAGGTGGCGTGCCAATCAAGACTCTTAACGTTGGTTCTATGGCTCACTCAACAGGTAAAACAATGATTAACAACGTTTTGTCTATGGACAAAGAAGACGTTGCAACCTTTGAAAAAATGCGTGACCTCGGTGTTGAATTTGACGTACGTAAAGTACCAAACGACACGAAAAAAGATTTGTTTGACTTGATTAAGAAAGCAAACGTTCAATAA
- a CDS encoding Cof-type HAD-IIB family hydrolase, translating into MTKKIIAVDLDGTLLNGESKLSDFTKKTIKKITEKGHHVVITTGRPYRMAKNFYRELELHTPMINFNGSLTHLPGQTWAHEKCLTLDKKYLLDMVQRKEDIQADFIAGEYRKKFYITAPNEEIADPKLFGVENFQPENQFKPELVTKDPNCILLQTRAEDKYALADEMNRFYQHQLSINTWGGPLNILECTPKGVNKAFALEYLLNVMNRDKKDLIAFGDEQNDREMLAFAGKGYAMKNANPDLLPYADEQLPLTNEEDGVAHALQDLFL; encoded by the coding sequence ATGACTAAAAAAATTATTGCAGTCGATTTGGACGGAACCTTGCTCAATGGTGAAAGCAAGCTCTCCGATTTTACCAAAAAGACAATCAAAAAAATTACTGAAAAGGGGCACCATGTTGTCATCACGACAGGCCGTCCTTACCGCATGGCGAAGAACTTCTACCGTGAACTAGAGTTGCATACTCCCATGATTAACTTTAATGGTTCCCTCACTCATCTACCCGGACAGACTTGGGCGCATGAAAAGTGCTTGACCTTGGACAAAAAATACCTCTTGGATATGGTCCAACGCAAAGAGGATATCCAAGCTGACTTTATTGCTGGAGAATACCGTAAGAAATTCTACATCACAGCTCCTAATGAAGAAATCGCAGATCCAAAATTATTTGGTGTGGAAAATTTCCAACCCGAAAATCAATTCAAGCCTGAACTGGTGACCAAGGACCCAAACTGCATCCTCTTGCAAACAAGAGCTGAGGACAAATACGCTCTAGCAGACGAGATGAATCGTTTTTATCAACACCAACTATCCATCAATACTTGGGGAGGCCCCCTCAACATCCTCGAGTGTACTCCCAAAGGGGTAAACAAGGCCTTTGCCCTCGAATATTTGCTCAATGTGATGAATCGTGACAAAAAAGACTTAATTGCCTTTGGTGATGAGCAAAACGATAGAGAAATGCTGGCTTTCGCAGGCAAGGGATATGCCATGAAAAATGCCAATCCGGACTTGCTTCCCTATGCAGATGAACAACTCCCACTAACCAATGAAGAGGATGGTGTTGCCCACGCCTTACAAGATTTATTCCTATAA
- a CDS encoding NCS2 family permease: protein MDKLFKLKEHGTDVRTEVLAGLTTFFAMSYILFVNPQMLSQTGMPVQGVFLATIIGSVVGTLMMAFYANLPYAQAPGMGLNAFFTFTVVFGMGYTWKEALGMVFICGIISLIITLTNVRKMIIESIPTTLRSAISAGIGVFLAYVGIKNAGLLKFSIDPGTYTVAGEGADKAQAALTANSAAVPGLVDFNTPAVLVALAGLAITIFFVVKGIKGGIILSILTTTVLAIAVGVVNLSGIDFASNNLSSAINDLGTLFGAALGSEGLGSLISNTSRLPETLMAILAFSLTDIFDTIGTLIGTGEKVGIVATSGENHESAKLDKALYSDLVATSVGAIAGTSNVTTYIESAAGIGAGGRTGLTALVVAICFALSSFFSPLLAIVPSAATAPILIIVGIMMLSNLKNIPWDDMAEAVPAFFTSIFMGFSYSITQGIAVGFLTYTLTKLVKGQAKDVHVMIWILDALFILNYISMAL from the coding sequence ATGGACAAACTATTTAAACTAAAAGAGCACGGGACAGATGTCCGTACAGAGGTGCTTGCTGGTTTAACAACATTCTTTGCAATGAGTTATATTCTCTTTGTAAACCCTCAAATGCTTTCCCAAACGGGTATGCCTGTTCAAGGTGTGTTCTTGGCAACGATTATTGGTTCTGTAGTCGGTACTTTGATGATGGCTTTCTATGCTAATTTGCCGTACGCACAAGCACCAGGTATGGGACTAAATGCCTTCTTCACCTTTACAGTTGTATTTGGAATGGGCTATACTTGGAAAGAAGCTCTTGGTATGGTCTTCATTTGTGGAATTATTTCATTGATTATTACCTTGACAAATGTTCGTAAAATGATCATCGAATCTATTCCTACAACACTTCGTTCAGCTATTTCGGCTGGTATTGGTGTTTTCCTTGCCTATGTTGGGATTAAGAATGCCGGTCTCTTGAAATTCTCAATCGATCCAGGTACTTATACGGTAGCAGGCGAAGGAGCAGACAAGGCTCAAGCTGCACTTACAGCAAATTCAGCAGCCGTTCCAGGCTTGGTAGACTTCAATACTCCAGCAGTATTGGTGGCTCTTGCAGGTCTGGCTATTACCATCTTCTTTGTTGTGAAAGGCATCAAAGGTGGAATCATTCTTTCTATTTTAACAACGACTGTCCTTGCTATTGCTGTGGGTGTTGTGAATTTGTCAGGGATTGACTTTGCTAGCAACAATCTTTCATCAGCGATTAATGATTTAGGAACTTTGTTTGGTGCTGCTCTTGGTTCAGAAGGTTTAGGATCTTTGATTTCAAACACTTCGCGTTTACCAGAAACCTTGATGGCTATTCTTGCCTTCTCACTAACGGATATTTTTGATACAATCGGCACTCTTATCGGTACTGGTGAAAAAGTTGGTATTGTTGCGACAAGTGGAGAAAACCATGAGTCCGCTAAATTGGACAAGGCTCTATACTCTGATTTGGTAGCAACTTCGGTAGGTGCCATTGCAGGTACTTCAAACGTAACAACTTATATTGAGTCAGCAGCAGGTATTGGTGCTGGTGGACGTACAGGTTTAACAGCTCTAGTAGTTGCTATCTGCTTCGCCCTATCTAGCTTCTTTAGCCCACTTCTTGCTATTGTTCCTTCAGCAGCAACAGCACCAATTTTGATTATCGTCGGAATTATGATGCTGTCTAATCTTAAAAATATTCCTTGGGATGATATGGCTGAGGCTGTTCCTGCCTTCTTTACATCTATCTTCATGGGATTCAGCTACTCAATCACTCAAGGGATCGCAGTTGGTTTCTTGACATACACCTTGACAAAACTTGTCAAAGGTCAAGCCAAGGATGTGCACGTGATGATTTGGATTTTGGATGCCTTGTTTATCCTTAACTATATCAGTATGGCACTATAA
- a CDS encoding CPBP family intramembrane glutamic endopeptidase, whose product MKEKTIWQEILNRGMWVLILLVALILAQVPLGLSFWLASNQFPLLQSGLLVGALSIVILTVFILGARKTQLATFNLSFFKAKDLARLVLSYLVIFANNLFGAALLRMTNETTTSNQSTINSLVENSSLIATFFMLVLIAPICEEILCRGIIPKKIFRGKEKLGFVVGAIVFALLHTPTNLPSVIIYGGMSTVLTWTAYKTERLEMSILLHMILNGVAFCLIAILVLISRNLGL is encoded by the coding sequence ATGAAAGAAAAGACAATCTGGCAAGAGATTTTGAACAGAGGAATGTGGGTCCTCATCCTTTTAGTGGCTTTAATTCTAGCGCAAGTTCCTTTAGGGCTATCTTTTTGGTTAGCTTCTAATCAATTTCCACTTTTACAATCAGGGCTCTTAGTCGGTGCTCTATCCATTGTTATTTTGACTGTCTTTATTTTAGGTGCTCGAAAAACACAACTTGCTACTTTTAATCTGTCCTTTTTTAAGGCCAAAGACTTGGCTCGCTTGGTGTTGAGTTACCTAGTGATTTTTGCTAACAATTTGTTTGGTGCAGCTTTGCTTCGCATGACGAATGAGACGACAACGAGCAATCAATCAACTATTAACAGTCTGGTTGAAAATAGTTCCTTGATTGCCACTTTTTTCATGCTAGTCTTGATTGCGCCGATTTGTGAGGAAATTTTGTGTCGTGGGATTATTCCTAAAAAAATCTTCCGAGGTAAGGAAAAACTTGGCTTTGTTGTTGGGGCAATTGTCTTTGCCTTACTCCATACTCCAACCAATCTGCCTTCTGTGATTATTTATGGTGGGATGTCAACAGTTCTAACTTGGACAGCCTATAAGACAGAACGTTTAGAGATGTCCATCCTGCTTCATATGATTCTCAATGGTGTAGCTTTTTGTTTGATAGCTATATTGGTATTGATTAGTAGAAATCTGGGCCTATAA
- the folP gene encoding dihydropteroate synthase, giving the protein MSNKASQAKTAICGIINVTPDSFSDGGQFFAVDQALQQARKLIDEGASMLDIGGESTRPGSRYVEIEEEIQRVVPVIKAIRKESDILISIDTWKSQVAEAALEAGANLVNDITGLMGDEKMAQVVAKAGAQVVIMFNPVMARPQHPSSLIFPRFGFGEPFTNEDLADFEQLPVEELMTAFFERALARADQAGIAKDKIMLDPGIGFGLTKKENLLLLRDLDKLHQQGYPIFLGVSRKRFVINILEENGFEVNPETEVGFRNRDTASAHVTTIAARQGVEVVRVHDVASHRMAVEIATAIRLADDAENLDLKQYK; this is encoded by the coding sequence ATGTCCAATAAAGCTAGTCAGGCAAAAACAGCCATTTGCGGAATTATCAATGTAACCCCAGATTCCTTTTCGGATGGTGGTCAGTTTTTTGCTGTTGACCAGGCGCTTCAGCAAGCCCGTAAATTGATAGATGAAGGGGCGAGTATGCTAGATATCGGAGGAGAATCGACTCGTCCTGGAAGTCGCTATGTTGAGATAGAAGAAGAGATCCAACGTGTTGTTCCAGTTATCAAAGCTATTCGCAAGGAAAGTGATATCCTCATTTCCATCGATACTTGGAAAAGTCAGGTAGCAGAGGCTGCTTTGGAAGCTGGTGCCAATTTGGTCAATGATATCACTGGTCTCATGGGTGACGAAAAAATGGCTCAGGTGGTTGCCAAAGCGGGAGCACAAGTGGTCATCATGTTTAATCCAGTCATGGCTCGACCTCAACACCCTAGTTCGCTCATATTTCCTCGTTTTGGCTTTGGGGAACCTTTTACAAATGAAGACTTGGCGGACTTTGAACAACTACCAGTAGAAGAATTGATGACAGCTTTCTTTGAACGAGCTTTGGCGAGAGCGGATCAAGCTGGGATTGCAAAAGATAAGATCATGTTGGATCCGGGGATTGGTTTTGGTCTCACCAAGAAGGAAAATCTACTTCTTCTACGGGACCTAGACAAATTGCATCAGCAGGGCTATCCAATCTTTCTTGGTGTTTCGCGCAAGCGGTTTGTTATCAATATCCTTGAGGAGAATGGCTTCGAAGTCAATCCTGAGACGGAAGTCGGTTTCCGAAATCGGGACACCGCTTCGGCTCATGTAACGACTATCGCTGCGAGACAGGGTGTAGAAGTGGTGCGCGTGCATGATGTAGCCAGTCACAGGATGGCAGTTGAAATTGCGACAGCTATTCGTTTGGCAGATGATGCAGAAAATTTAGATTTAAAACAATACAAGTAA
- a CDS encoding bifunctional folylpolyglutamate synthase/dihydrofolate synthase encodes MNEIENNQWIAHYRTDQPNFGLERMVELLELRGNPHLKLKVIHIGGTNGKGSTIAFLKNMLVKLGLRVGVFSSPYLIHYTDQISINGESIPEARLEALMADYESLLEGEKSAVLQGTTEFEIITALAYDYFAAEKVDVAIMEVGMGGLLDSTNVCQPILTGITTIGLDHVALLGDTVEAIAEQKAGIIKQGIPLVTGRIAPEALAVIDRIAEGKDAPRIAYGTDYQVGHQESVVTGEVFDYTSSVRQGRFQTGLLGLHQIENAGMALALLDIYCQEIGQELASNDLLAQALEETRWPGRLEVLSSEPMMILDGAHNPHAIKALLTTLQERFADYHKEILFTCIKTKALEDMLDLLETVPNSQLTLTCFDDSRATDEKVMREVAASRNLNYQSWQDFLEQKLTDKNEEKQTVRIVTGSLYFLSQVRAYLMERKNENGYTKD; translated from the coding sequence ATGAACGAAATTGAAAACAATCAGTGGATCGCCCACTATCGAACAGACCAACCAAATTTTGGTTTGGAAAGAATGGTGGAACTCTTGGAACTGAGAGGCAATCCCCATCTCAAACTCAAGGTCATCCATATTGGAGGGACCAATGGCAAGGGATCGACCATTGCTTTTTTGAAAAACATGCTCGTAAAGCTAGGTCTGAGAGTAGGTGTGTTCAGTTCACCCTATCTCATTCATTACACAGACCAGATTAGCATCAACGGGGAATCCATCCCAGAAGCTAGACTAGAAGCCCTGATGGCAGACTATGAGTCTTTGCTTGAGGGGGAGAAGAGCGCTGTTTTACAAGGAACGACCGAGTTTGAGATAATCACAGCCCTAGCCTATGATTATTTTGCCGCCGAAAAAGTTGATGTGGCCATCATGGAAGTCGGCATGGGTGGACTTCTGGATAGTACCAATGTCTGTCAGCCCATTCTGACAGGTATCACGACTATTGGCTTGGACCATGTAGCCCTGCTTGGTGATACTGTAGAGGCCATAGCAGAACAGAAAGCTGGTATTATCAAACAAGGCATTCCTTTGGTGACAGGTCGCATTGCTCCAGAAGCCTTGGCTGTTATTGACCGCATTGCGGAAGGGAAAGATGCGCCGAGAATTGCCTATGGGACAGATTATCAGGTTGGTCATCAAGAAAGTGTGGTGACAGGCGAGGTCTTTGATTATACCAGTTCTGTCAGACAAGGTCGCTTTCAAACAGGTCTGCTTGGTTTGCATCAGATCGAGAATGCAGGGATGGCACTTGCTCTTCTAGACATTTATTGCCAAGAGATTGGGCAAGAATTAGCTAGCAATGACTTGCTTGCTCAAGCCTTGGAAGAAACAAGATGGCCAGGGCGTTTGGAGGTTCTGTCTAGCGAACCTATGATGATTTTGGATGGGGCTCATAATCCCCATGCTATCAAGGCTTTGTTAACTACTTTACAAGAACGCTTTGCGGATTATCATAAGGAAATCCTCTTTACTTGTATCAAAACCAAGGCTTTGGAGGATATGTTGGATTTGCTAGAGACGGTGCCAAATAGTCAACTGACTCTGACTTGTTTTGATGATAGTCGGGCGACGGATGAGAAAGTGATGCGAGAAGTTGCAGCTTCTCGAAATCTCAACTACCAAAGTTGGCAGGATTTTCTAGAGCAGAAATTGACAGATAAAAATGAAGAGAAACAAACAGTTAGGATTGTCACGGGTTCCTTGTATTTCTTGAGCCAAGTGAGAGCCTATCTGATGGAGAGGAAGAACGAGAATGGATACACAAAAGATTGA
- the folE gene encoding GTP cyclohydrolase I FolE produces the protein MDTQKIETAVKMIIEAVGEDANREGLQETPARVARMYQEIFSGLGQTAEEHLSKSFEIIDDNMVVEKDIFFHTMCEHHFLPFYGRAHIAYIPDGRVAGLSKLARTVEVYSKKPQIQERLNIEVADALMDYLGAKGAFVVIEAEHMCMSMRGVRKPGTATLTTVARGLFETDKDLRDQAYRLMGL, from the coding sequence ATGGATACACAAAAGATTGAAACGGCTGTAAAAATGATTATCGAGGCTGTTGGTGAGGATGCTAACCGTGAGGGCTTGCAGGAAACACCTGCTCGTGTAGCCCGTATGTACCAAGAGATTTTTTCAGGTCTTGGCCAAACTGCTGAGGAACACCTGTCAAAATCCTTTGAGATTATTGATGATAATATGGTAGTGGAAAAGGATATTTTTTTCCATACTATGTGTGAGCACCACTTCTTGCCCTTTTATGGGAGAGCGCACATTGCCTACATTCCAGATGGACGTGTAGCAGGCTTGTCCAAACTTGCCCGTACGGTTGAAGTTTATTCTAAAAAACCACAAATTCAAGAGCGTTTGAATATTGAGGTGGCCGATGCCTTGATGGACTATCTGGGTGCTAAAGGAGCCTTTGTTGTCATTGAGGCCGAGCATATGTGTATGAGCATGCGTGGTGTCAGAAAGCCAGGCACGGCAACCTTGACGACAGTAGCTCGTGGTCTATTTGAAACAGATAAGGACCTCCGAGACCAGGCTTATCGTTTAATGGGACTATAA
- the folK gene encoding 2-amino-4-hydroxy-6-hydroxymethyldihydropteridine diphosphokinase, giving the protein MDQLQIKDLEIFAYHGLFSSEKELGQKFVISASLSYDMTKAATDLDLTASVHYGELCQQWTTWFQETTEDLIETVAYKLVERTFETYPLVQEIELELKKPWAPVHLPLDTCSVTIHRCKQRAFIALGSNMGDKQANLEQAIDKLRARGIHILKESSVLTTEPWGGVEQDTFANQVIEVETWLPAPVLLENLLSIEAEMGRVREVHWGPRLIDLDLLFVEDQVIYTDDLILPHPYVAERLFVLESLQEIAPHFIHPNLKQSIRCLVDQLEQGDA; this is encoded by the coding sequence ATGGATCAACTGCAGATTAAAGATTTGGAAATTTTTGCCTATCATGGTCTTTTTTCAAGTGAGAAAGAATTGGGGCAGAAGTTTGTTATTTCCGCAAGCTTATCCTATGATATGACTAAGGCGGCGACAGACTTGGATTTAACAGCATCTGTCCATTACGGAGAACTGTGTCAGCAGTGGACGACTTGGTTTCAGGAAACCACTGAGGACTTGATTGAAACGGTAGCCTACAAACTAGTAGAGCGTACCTTTGAGACCTATCCTTTGGTCCAAGAAATTGAACTGGAACTCAAAAAACCTTGGGCACCAGTGCACTTGCCGCTGGATACTTGCTCAGTGACCATTCATCGCTGTAAGCAACGTGCCTTTATCGCTCTAGGAAGCAATATGGGCGATAAGCAGGCGAACTTGGAACAAGCTATCGATAAACTGCGAGCTCGCGGCATCCATATTCTCAAAGAGTCCAGTGTCTTAACGACGGAACCTTGGGGTGGTGTGGAGCAAGATACTTTTGCCAATCAGGTGATTGAAGTAGAAACCTGGCTACCAGCACCAGTCTTGTTAGAGAACTTGTTAAGCATTGAGGCAGAGATGGGACGGGTTCGAGAAGTGCATTGGGGACCACGTTTGATTGATTTGGACTTGCTCTTCGTGGAGGACCAAGTCATTTATACAGACGACCTCATCTTGCCTCACCCTTATGTAGCAGAACGCCTCTTTGTCCTTGAGTCTCTGCAAGAAATAGCTCCCCATTTTATCCATCCGAACTTAAAACAATCAATTCGTTGCTTGGTTGACCAGTTGGAGCAAGGAGATGCCTAA
- a CDS encoding DUF308 domain-containing protein, whose protein sequence is MPKLSDSYSKWKSIGEGLLAIVLGFLLIYFGQVIPRIGYQLLMTYFSLSAVWHLLTRWLQDKQRRENIFVTLAKLVVAALLFDSIILQDLTLYLLVFIIASYQLFTGVISLVTWFLYRKNAIHPRLHHFFDAVWMIGFGLYSISPFHDAANFELLLLGFYLLMLGASSLWDGFFFERIENNPKLKRRMRMTLPIFVTALIPISTLRKLNEWLSNHESQEGEVHSERKNDQTVDLEIFIHTSETSFFLAMGHVDICYQGMVISYGSYDPHSERLFGMVGDGVLFKANREKYIELCKRESQKTLFAYGLSLTEQQKAAIQARLEEIEDLLIPWEPSSQLMKRREGEVKHAYSYQLKQEADAVLYKFSSSEFKTYFVLSTNCVLLADSIVGKAGTDILSPQGFIVPGTYQDYLDLEYTKPNGLVVSRSIY, encoded by the coding sequence ATGCCTAAACTTTCCGATAGCTATAGCAAGTGGAAGAGTATAGGGGAGGGGCTACTTGCTATTGTTTTAGGCTTTCTCTTGATTTATTTCGGACAGGTGATTCCAAGGATAGGTTATCAGTTGCTGATGACTTACTTTTCCTTGTCAGCAGTTTGGCACTTGTTGACTCGTTGGTTACAGGATAAACAGCGTAGGGAAAACATCTTTGTAACCTTGGCCAAGCTGGTGGTTGCTGCTCTCTTATTTGATTCTATCATTTTACAAGACCTGACCCTCTACCTCCTGGTGTTTATCATTGCGAGTTACCAGCTGTTTACGGGCGTCATTAGTCTTGTGACTTGGTTTCTCTATCGAAAAAATGCCATTCATCCTCGGCTTCATCATTTCTTCGATGCTGTATGGATGATAGGATTCGGGCTTTATAGCATCTCTCCTTTTCACGATGCAGCGAATTTTGAATTGCTCTTGCTTGGGTTTTACTTGCTCATGCTAGGAGCCAGTAGCCTCTGGGACGGTTTCTTTTTTGAAAGGATAGAAAACAATCCCAAGCTAAAACGGCGAATGCGAATGACCTTGCCGATTTTTGTGACGGCTCTGATCCCTATCAGCACCTTGCGTAAACTGAATGAGTGGCTGTCAAATCATGAAAGCCAGGAAGGTGAAGTTCATTCAGAAAGAAAAAACGACCAGACGGTTGATCTAGAAATTTTTATTCATACCTCAGAAACATCTTTCTTCCTTGCTATGGGGCATGTGGATATTTGCTATCAAGGGATGGTTATTTCCTATGGCTCGTATGATCCTCACTCGGAGCGTTTATTCGGCATGGTTGGAGATGGTGTCTTGTTTAAAGCCAATCGGGAAAAATACATCGAGCTCTGTAAGAGAGAAAGTCAGAAGACCTTGTTTGCTTATGGTCTGAGTTTGACAGAACAACAGAAAGCTGCTATCCAAGCTCGTTTAGAAGAAATAGAAGATTTGTTAATTCCTTGGGAGCCGAGCTCTCAGTTGATGAAAAGAAGAGAAGGTGAGGTCAAGCATGCCTACTCCTACCAACTGAAGCAAGAAGCGGATGCGGTCCTCTATAAATTTAGCTCATCTGAGTTTAAGACCTACTTTGTTCTCAGTACCAATTGTGTCTTGCTGGCAGACTCAATCGTGGGAAAAGCTGGGACGGATATATTAAGTCCCCAAGGTTTCATTGTACCGGGGACTTACCAGGATTACCTTGATTTAGAGTACACAAAACCCAATGGTCTAGTTGTTAGTCGCTCCATTTATTAG
- a CDS encoding DUF960 domain-containing protein has translation MAFTNTQRRSASFGVVTSLPDDVIDSLWFIIDHFLKNVFELEEELEFQILNNEGTITFHFSSQNLPTSIDFDFNHPFDPLYPPRVLVLDTDGKETILLPEENDLF, from the coding sequence ATGGCTTTTACAAATACACAGAGACGTTCCGCCAGTTTTGGTGTTGTGACCAGTCTACCCGACGATGTTATTGACTCTTTATGGTTCATTATCGATCATTTTTTGAAAAATGTCTTTGAATTAGAAGAAGAACTCGAATTTCAGATTCTCAACAACGAGGGGACCATTACCTTCCATTTCTCTAGTCAAAACCTTCCGACTAGCATCGATTTTGATTTCAATCATCCTTTCGATCCCCTTTACCCTCCTAGGGTCCTTGTTTTAGACACGGACGGTAAAGAAACCATCCTCCTTCCAGAAGAAAATGACCTATTTTAA